In Stenotrophomonas sp. 610A2, one DNA window encodes the following:
- the sdhC gene encoding succinate dehydrogenase, cytochrome b556 subunit: MANRPRPLSPHLQVYRWQIQMATSILHRVTGIILTVGSLIIAGGLFALMMGPESWNCFTTHAGAWYGKVILFGWSWCFAYHLCNGIRHIVQDFAIGYAKATFIRSSWMSVIASLVLTALIWAYVCLGAAA, from the coding sequence ATGGCGAACAGACCCCGCCCCCTCTCTCCGCACCTGCAGGTGTATCGCTGGCAGATCCAGATGGCCACCTCGATCCTGCATCGAGTAACCGGCATCATTCTGACTGTCGGTTCCCTGATCATCGCGGGCGGCTTGTTCGCCCTGATGATGGGCCCTGAGTCCTGGAACTGCTTCACCACCCACGCCGGCGCCTGGTACGGCAAGGTGATCCTGTTCGGCTGGAGCTGGTGCTTCGCCTATCACCTGTGCAATGGCATCCGCCATATCGTGCAGGACTTCGCCATCGGCTACGCCAAGGCCACCTTCATCCGCAGCAGCTGGATGTCGGTGATTGCCTCGTTGGTGCTGACCGCCCTGATCTGGGCCTACGTCTGCCTGGGAGCTGCCGCATGA
- a CDS encoding DUF1674 domain-containing protein, whose amino-acid sequence MIGQTTPTPEPEAEAPLGPEKQPLPEVTPVPQEIGGRGGLDPVRYGDWEKNGRCIDF is encoded by the coding sequence ATGATAGGCCAAACAACCCCCACTCCCGAGCCCGAAGCTGAAGCCCCGTTGGGCCCCGAGAAGCAGCCGCTTCCCGAGGTTACGCCGGTGCCTCAGGAAATAGGCGGCCGCGGCGGACTCGATCCGGTGCGGTATGGCGATTGGGAGAAAAACGGGCGCTGCATAGATTTCTGA
- the ygfZ gene encoding CAF17-like 4Fe-4S cluster assembly/insertion protein YgfZ has protein sequence MSDNLAPAFTGFRTLSKAQIVSLAGADAVAFAQAQFANDVPSLADGHWQWSAWLTAKGRVLSIFQLVRVDAQTLLLVCHDGGAEAMAEQLRRFVFRRKVVISHASALAVNAALETPGQARGAQIAQLADGVIELDVGSATVPRTLQISSAASSVDDTTAELAWRQYDLRFGLPRLEDAQREQWTPQQLGLDRLNAYSVKKGCYPGQEIVARTHFLGKAKRSLALLECASFANSGDAVQHGDSNIGSVACVAGALALAVLPLELPEGPLLVNGEVASIQPLLEGLAR, from the coding sequence GTGTCTGACAACCTCGCCCCTGCTTTCACCGGTTTCCGCACGCTTTCCAAGGCTCAGATCGTGAGCCTTGCCGGAGCCGATGCGGTCGCTTTCGCCCAAGCCCAATTCGCCAATGACGTGCCCTCGCTGGCCGACGGTCACTGGCAATGGAGCGCCTGGCTGACCGCCAAAGGCCGCGTGCTGTCTATCTTTCAGCTGGTACGGGTGGACGCACAGACCCTGCTGCTGGTCTGCCACGACGGCGGCGCCGAGGCCATGGCCGAGCAGCTCCGTCGCTTTGTCTTCCGTCGCAAAGTCGTCATCAGCCATGCCAGCGCGCTGGCGGTGAACGCCGCCCTGGAAACGCCCGGTCAGGCGCGTGGCGCGCAAATAGCGCAGCTGGCCGACGGCGTCATCGAACTGGACGTGGGCAGCGCAACGGTGCCGCGAACGCTGCAGATCAGCAGCGCAGCAAGCTCCGTTGACGACACAACGGCTGAATTGGCATGGCGTCAATACGACCTTCGTTTCGGCCTGCCCCGCCTCGAGGATGCGCAGCGCGAGCAATGGACGCCGCAGCAGCTTGGGCTCGATCGCTTGAACGCCTACAGCGTCAAGAAGGGCTGCTATCCGGGCCAGGAAATCGTCGCCCGCACCCACTTCCTGGGCAAGGCCAAGCGCTCGCTGGCGCTGCTGGAATGCGCCTCATTCGCAAATTCTGGCGACGCGGTCCAGCACGGGGACAGCAACATCGGCAGCGTCGCCTGTGTGGCCGGCGCATTGGCGCTTGCAGTGCTGCCACTGGAGTTGCCGGAAGGCCCGCTACTGGTCAATGGCGAGGTCGCCAGCATCCAGCCGCTGCTGGAAGGCCTGGCACGCTGA
- a CDS encoding ABC transporter ATP-binding protein, which translates to MAKVQFDSVRKVYDNGQVAVAGASFDIADGELMVLVGPSGCGKSTLLRMVAGLEEISAGSLRIGERVVNDVAPKDRDIAMVFQNYALYPHMTVAENLGFGLKLRGHDKAEVQRRVQDAADSLGLTSMLDKLPRAMSGGQRQRVALGRALVREPEVFLLDEPLSNLDAKLRHSVRTEIAQLHRKLGTTMIYVTHDQVEAMTLGQRIVVLNEGVIQQIDTPMALYDKPVNLFVAGFLGSPAMNMLRGDVRRDEAGSAVLRLESSRDDAGDVALGAVKLDPVWFGKPLVVGVRPEHLQPGNGPAAFNARIEGVEPVGNEIFVNLRYGEQALIMRVAPQQLPQVGQEISVEVSSPALHFFDAASGNRIEASV; encoded by the coding sequence ATGGCCAAGGTTCAATTCGACAGTGTGCGCAAGGTGTATGACAACGGGCAGGTCGCCGTGGCCGGGGCCAGTTTCGATATCGCCGATGGCGAGTTGATGGTGCTGGTGGGGCCATCGGGTTGTGGCAAGTCCACACTGCTGCGAATGGTGGCGGGGCTGGAAGAGATCAGTGCTGGCAGCCTGCGGATCGGCGAGCGCGTGGTGAATGATGTGGCGCCGAAGGATCGGGACATCGCGATGGTGTTCCAGAACTACGCGCTCTACCCGCATATGACCGTTGCCGAGAACCTGGGCTTCGGCTTGAAGCTGCGTGGGCATGACAAGGCCGAGGTGCAGCGTCGCGTGCAGGATGCCGCCGATTCCTTGGGCCTGACCTCGATGCTGGACAAGCTGCCGCGCGCGATGTCGGGTGGTCAGCGCCAGCGTGTTGCGCTGGGGCGTGCGCTGGTGCGCGAGCCGGAGGTGTTCCTGCTGGACGAACCGCTATCCAATCTGGATGCGAAGCTGCGTCATTCGGTGCGCACCGAGATCGCGCAGCTGCATCGCAAGTTGGGCACGACGATGATCTATGTCACCCACGACCAGGTCGAGGCGATGACGCTGGGCCAACGCATCGTTGTGCTCAACGAGGGCGTGATCCAGCAGATCGACACGCCGATGGCGTTGTACGACAAGCCGGTCAATCTGTTCGTTGCGGGTTTCCTTGGCAGCCCGGCGATGAACATGTTGCGTGGCGACGTGCGGCGCGATGAGGCGGGAAGCGCGGTGCTGCGGTTGGAGTCCAGTCGCGACGACGCTGGCGATGTGGCACTCGGTGCAGTGAAGCTGGATCCAGTCTGGTTTGGCAAGCCGCTGGTGGTTGGCGTGCGGCCTGAGCATCTGCAGCCTGGCAATGGTCCGGCGGCGTTCAATGCGCGCATCGAAGGTGTGGAGCCGGTGGGCAACGAGATCTTCGTCAACCTGCGCTATGGCGAGCAGGCGCTGATCATGCGCGTCGCCCCGCAGCAGTTGCCGCAGGTTGGGCAGGAGATTTCGGTGGAAGTCAGTTCGCCGGCGCTGCATTTCTTTGATGCAGCCAGTGGCAATCGCATCGAAGCCAGCGTCTGA
- the zwf gene encoding glucose-6-phosphate dehydrogenase — protein MLHCTSPGCPRPLPRADGRGRPNHGAGLEDEQLTTMSSAPETRAMHDTLFLFGATGDLAQRYLFPSLLRLLGDGLLPEDFRVRALALSPHDTEKFRDLLRPRLEAAMPHASQEDIGNLLNRIDYRSVDLRNAESVAEAVKDLVHRKCVSYLAIPPGLYISTCEGLALGGALAAPNRLMLEKPIGSDSDSAEEILQSIGKLVDEDRVFRLDHYLGKAAVQNLMALRFGNTLLEAVWNRNYIASVHILVAESDGVDGRDSYYSRSGALRDMVQSHILQLLCLVAMEPPASLEADRIRDEKVKVLRALRPLDAKHAAKDSVRGRYTAGTINGQPAQAYQPPEGSEAETFVGVTAHIDNWRWAGVPFHLVTGKRLPERTTRIEVNLKPVTHWLFERPDRKNATPNRLTFQLQPQENIQLGLMSSLAGPEWGALELQPLELELSVPTGLHRRIAYERLFLDAFNGNHALFVRDDEVRAAWAWIDSVSDAWKAADLPMEPYPAGGWGPQLAQDFLPESIAADAGPEQGL, from the coding sequence ATGCTGCATTGCACAAGCCCAGGTTGCCCACGCCCGCTCCCTCGCGCCGATGGACGCGGACGTCCCAATCACGGCGCAGGCCTTGAAGACGAACAATTGACAACGATGTCATCCGCACCCGAAACTCGTGCAATGCACGACACCCTCTTCCTGTTCGGTGCCACAGGCGATCTGGCCCAGCGTTATCTGTTCCCGTCCCTGCTACGCCTGCTTGGCGACGGCCTACTCCCGGAAGATTTCCGCGTCCGTGCCCTGGCCTTGTCGCCGCATGACACCGAGAAGTTCCGCGACCTGCTGCGTCCACGCCTGGAAGCGGCCATGCCGCATGCCAGTCAGGAGGACATCGGCAACCTGCTCAACCGCATCGACTACCGTTCGGTGGACCTGCGCAACGCCGAGTCGGTCGCCGAGGCGGTCAAGGACCTGGTGCACCGCAAATGCGTCAGCTATCTGGCGATCCCGCCGGGCCTGTACATCTCCACCTGCGAAGGCCTGGCATTGGGTGGCGCATTGGCTGCGCCCAACCGCCTGATGCTGGAGAAGCCGATCGGTTCGGACAGCGACAGTGCCGAAGAGATCCTGCAGTCGATCGGCAAGCTGGTCGACGAAGACCGTGTGTTCCGCCTCGACCATTATCTCGGCAAGGCCGCGGTGCAGAACCTGATGGCCCTGCGTTTCGGCAACACCTTGCTGGAAGCGGTGTGGAACCGTAACTACATCGCCTCGGTGCACATCCTGGTCGCCGAAAGCGACGGCGTTGATGGCCGTGACTCGTATTACTCGCGCTCCGGCGCGCTGCGCGACATGGTGCAGAGCCATATCCTGCAGCTGCTGTGCCTGGTGGCGATGGAGCCGCCGGCATCGCTGGAAGCCGACCGCATCCGCGACGAAAAGGTGAAGGTGCTGCGCGCCCTGCGCCCGCTCGATGCCAAGCATGCCGCCAAGGACAGCGTGCGCGGTCGCTACACCGCCGGCACCATCAACGGCCAGCCGGCGCAGGCCTACCAGCCGCCGGAAGGCAGCGAGGCCGAAACCTTTGTCGGCGTCACCGCGCATATCGACAACTGGCGTTGGGCCGGCGTGCCCTTCCATCTGGTTACCGGCAAGCGCCTGCCCGAACGCACCACGCGCATCGAGGTCAACCTCAAGCCGGTGACGCATTGGCTGTTCGAGCGCCCCGACCGCAAGAACGCCACCCCCAACCGCCTGACCTTCCAGCTGCAGCCGCAGGAGAACATCCAGCTCGGCCTGATGAGTTCGCTGGCCGGCCCGGAATGGGGTGCGCTGGAACTGCAGCCGCTGGAACTCGAGCTTTCCGTTCCCACCGGCCTGCACCGCCGCATCGCCTACGAGCGCCTGTTCCTGGACGCCTTCAACGGCAACCACGCTCTGTTCGTGCGCGACGATGAAGTCCGCGCCGCCTGGGCCTGGATCGACAGCGTCAGCGACGCCTGGAAGGCCGCCGACCTGCCAATGGAGCCCTACCCGGCCGGTGGCTGGGGTCCGCAGCTGGCGCAGGACTTCCTGCCCGAATCCATCGCCGCCGATGCAGGCCCGGAGCAGGGGCTGTGA
- the glk gene encoding glucokinase, with product MSPSADLVLVADIGGTNARFALADRSAATPLDQGSIDEYPVAQFASLADAAAHYLQERDASASSGVFAVAGRVDGDEARITNHPWVISRSRTAEQLGFGQLHLINDFVAQAMSIALLGVDDVVQVGGAGWQPAADGESRNYCVLGPGTGLGVGGLVVRDGRNYPLATEGGHASFAPNSPEQIRILEILSAQFGRVSNERLVCGPGLVNIHRAICEIAGTDPGLLQPAEVSARAAEGDALASRAVEVFLEIFGAVAGDAVLVQGAWDGVFLTGGLVPRLLQQLQHSGFRQRFESKGRFSATMSQIPSMAITHPCPGLLGATAYALDLQRANPGVTA from the coding sequence GTGAGCCCCAGCGCCGACCTTGTATTGGTAGCGGACATCGGCGGTACCAACGCGCGCTTCGCGCTGGCCGACCGTTCCGCCGCCACGCCGCTGGACCAGGGCAGCATCGACGAATACCCGGTGGCGCAGTTCGCGTCCTTGGCCGACGCCGCCGCGCACTACCTGCAGGAGCGCGACGCCAGCGCCAGCAGCGGCGTGTTCGCGGTAGCTGGCCGCGTCGATGGCGACGAAGCACGCATCACCAACCACCCCTGGGTCATCTCGCGTTCGCGCACCGCCGAGCAGCTTGGTTTCGGACAGCTGCACCTGATCAACGACTTCGTCGCCCAGGCCATGTCCATTGCCCTGCTGGGTGTTGATGATGTGGTGCAGGTTGGCGGCGCCGGTTGGCAGCCGGCAGCGGACGGCGAGTCACGCAATTACTGCGTGCTTGGCCCCGGTACCGGTCTTGGTGTTGGCGGCTTGGTGGTGCGTGACGGCCGCAACTACCCGTTGGCCACCGAAGGTGGTCATGCCAGCTTTGCACCGAACTCGCCAGAGCAGATCCGCATCCTGGAAATCCTCTCGGCCCAGTTCGGCCGGGTTTCCAACGAACGCCTGGTCTGCGGCCCCGGCCTGGTCAACATCCATCGCGCCATCTGCGAGATAGCGGGTACCGATCCGGGCCTGCTGCAACCCGCCGAGGTCAGTGCACGCGCCGCCGAAGGCGATGCGTTGGCGAGTCGTGCAGTTGAAGTTTTCCTTGAAATCTTCGGCGCCGTCGCCGGCGACGCAGTACTGGTACAAGGCGCGTGGGACGGCGTGTTCCTGACCGGCGGCCTGGTACCGCGCCTGCTGCAGCAACTGCAGCACTCCGGCTTCCGCCAGCGTTTTGAAAGCAAGGGCCGGTTCTCCGCGACGATGTCGCAGATTCCCTCGATGGCCATCACCCATCCCTGCCCCGGCCTGCTCGGTGCCACCGCATATGCGCTGGACCTGCAACGCGCCAACCCTGGAGTTACTGCATGA
- the pgl gene encoding 6-phosphogluconolactonase, translating to MNAAVSDRITLVRHADEEAWTEGVAKEMAALLSAEIKQRGRARMLLSGGTTPAPIYELLSDQGLEWARVEVGLADERWLSPQDKDSNAWLVRDSFLRHAEGAHFDPLVRVGLPIAECVHTANLLATHSQPACLVVLGMGNDGHTASLFPGSADLPQVLQSKHPYAALDATGCPVAKNWSLRITLTPHGLASAGERLLLLRGKQKLEVLNAALASGDVHTYPILAAINAPGNKLRVHWAP from the coding sequence ATGAACGCCGCTGTTTCCGACCGCATCACACTTGTCCGCCACGCTGACGAAGAGGCCTGGACCGAAGGTGTCGCCAAGGAAATGGCAGCGCTGTTGAGCGCGGAAATCAAGCAGCGCGGGCGTGCCCGCATGCTGCTGTCCGGTGGCACCACGCCGGCGCCGATCTACGAGCTGCTCTCCGACCAGGGCCTGGAATGGGCACGGGTGGAAGTCGGCCTGGCCGACGAGCGCTGGCTGTCGCCGCAGGACAAGGACAGCAATGCCTGGTTGGTACGCGACAGTTTCCTGCGCCATGCAGAAGGTGCGCACTTCGACCCGCTGGTGCGGGTTGGCCTGCCCATCGCCGAGTGTGTGCATACCGCCAATCTGCTCGCCACCCACTCGCAGCCGGCCTGCCTGGTCGTGTTGGGCATGGGCAACGACGGCCATACCGCTTCGCTGTTCCCGGGCTCGGCGGACCTGCCGCAGGTACTTCAAAGCAAGCACCCTTACGCAGCCTTGGACGCAACCGGCTGCCCGGTCGCCAAGAACTGGTCGCTGCGCATCACCCTGACCCCACACGGCCTCGCCTCAGCCGGTGAACGCCTGCTGCTGCTACGCGGCAAGCAGAAGTTGGAAGTGCTCAACGCAGCGCTCGCCTCCGGCGATGTGCACACCTACCCGATTCTTGCTGCGATCAATGCACCCGGCAACAAGCTGCGCGTGCATTGGGCGCCTTGA
- the edd gene encoding phosphogluconate dehydratase, translating into MHPKIQAITDRIRQRSAPSRAAYLAGIDAALREGPFRSRLSCGNLAHAYAACGPTDKGRLRGDVTPNLGIITSYNDMLSAHQPFENYPQLIRDAARELGATAQVAGAVPAMCDGVTQGRGGMELSLFSRDVIAQATAIGLSHDMFDTTIYLGVCDKIVPGLLIGALAFGHLPAVFVPAGPMTPGIPNKKKAEVRERYAAGEATREELLEAESASYHGPGTCTFYGTANSNQVLLEAMGVQLPGASFVNPELPLRDALTRAATARALEISALGDDFRPFGRVIDERAIVNAVVALMATGGSTNHTIHWIAVARAAGIVLTWDDMDELSQIVPLLARVYPNGEADVNRFAAAGGPGFVFRELMDAGLMHADATTIAEGGMRTFAQEPRLTDGKVTYVPAAELSGDEEVVRPASNPFEAQGGLRLLRGNIGRSLIKLSAVKPQYRTIEAPAVVVDAPQVLNKLHAAGALPQDFVAVVRYQGPRSNGMPELHSLAPLLGLLQNQGRRVALVTDGRLSGASGKIPAAIHVTPEAARGGPIARIREGDIIRLDGEAGTLEVLIDAAEWAARGIAANTAPAGSDMGRNLFAMNRRIVGPADQGAISISCGPARPDGSLWDYDAEYELGHDHAAAAAPHEANDA; encoded by the coding sequence ATGCATCCTAAAATCCAAGCCATCACCGATCGCATCCGCCAGCGCAGCGCTCCGTCGCGCGCGGCTTATCTGGCCGGGATTGATGCCGCGCTGCGCGAAGGTCCGTTCCGTTCCCGCCTGAGCTGCGGCAACCTGGCCCATGCTTATGCTGCCTGCGGCCCAACCGACAAAGGCCGCCTGCGCGGCGACGTGACGCCCAACCTGGGCATCATCACCTCGTACAACGACATGTTGTCGGCGCACCAGCCGTTCGAGAATTACCCGCAACTGATCCGCGACGCTGCGCGCGAGCTGGGCGCAACCGCCCAGGTTGCCGGTGCAGTACCCGCGATGTGCGATGGCGTTACCCAGGGCCGTGGCGGCATGGAGTTGTCACTGTTCTCACGTGATGTCATCGCGCAGGCAACCGCAATCGGCCTCAGCCATGACATGTTCGACACCACCATCTATCTGGGCGTGTGCGACAAGATCGTGCCGGGCCTGCTGATCGGCGCCCTCGCCTTCGGCCACCTGCCAGCGGTGTTCGTGCCGGCCGGGCCGATGACCCCGGGCATTCCCAACAAGAAGAAGGCCGAAGTCCGCGAGCGCTACGCCGCCGGTGAAGCCACGCGCGAAGAACTGCTGGAAGCCGAATCGGCCTCGTACCACGGCCCGGGCACCTGTACTTTCTATGGCACCGCCAATTCCAACCAGGTCCTGCTGGAAGCAATGGGCGTGCAGCTGCCGGGCGCATCATTCGTCAATCCGGAACTGCCGCTGCGCGACGCACTGACCCGCGCCGCCACCGCACGCGCCCTGGAGATCAGTGCACTAGGCGATGACTTCCGTCCGTTCGGCCGCGTCATCGACGAGCGCGCCATCGTCAACGCCGTTGTCGCCTTGATGGCAACCGGCGGCTCCACCAATCACACCATCCACTGGATCGCCGTCGCACGTGCCGCCGGCATTGTGTTGACCTGGGACGACATGGACGAGCTGTCGCAGATCGTGCCGTTGCTGGCGCGCGTCTACCCGAACGGCGAAGCCGACGTGAACCGTTTTGCCGCCGCTGGCGGCCCCGGCTTCGTGTTCCGCGAGTTGATGGATGCCGGCCTGATGCACGCCGACGCAACCACGATTGCCGAAGGCGGTATGCGCACCTTCGCGCAGGAGCCGCGCCTCACCGATGGCAAGGTCACTTATGTGCCCGCCGCCGAACTCAGCGGCGACGAAGAAGTGGTGCGCCCGGCCTCCAATCCGTTCGAAGCCCAGGGCGGCCTGCGCCTGCTTCGCGGCAATATCGGCCGTTCGCTGATCAAGCTGTCGGCAGTGAAGCCGCAGTACCGCACCATCGAAGCGCCGGCCGTGGTGGTCGATGCGCCGCAAGTGTTGAACAAACTGCACGCTGCCGGTGCATTGCCGCAGGACTTCGTCGCGGTGGTTCGCTACCAGGGGCCGCGCTCCAACGGTATGCCCGAACTGCATTCGCTAGCACCGCTGCTCGGCCTGTTGCAGAACCAGGGCCGGCGCGTCGCGCTGGTCACCGATGGCCGCCTGTCCGGTGCCTCCGGCAAGATCCCGGCCGCCATCCACGTCACTCCGGAAGCCGCACGCGGCGGCCCCATCGCACGCATCCGCGAAGGCGACATCATCCGCCTGGACGGTGAAGCCGGCACGCTGGAAGTGCTGATCGATGCCGCCGAATGGGCCGCACGTGGCATTGCCGCCAACACCGCACCGGCCGGTTCGGACATGGGCCGCAATCTGTTCGCGATGAATCGCCGCATCGTCGGCCCGGCCGATCAGGGCGCGATCTCGATTTCCTGCGGCCCGGCGCGTCCGGACGGCAGCCTGTGGGACTACGACGCCGAATACGAACTCGGCCACGACCACGCCGCGGCCGCTGCACCGCACGAAGCCAACGACGCCTGA
- the eda gene encoding bifunctional 4-hydroxy-2-oxoglutarate aldolase/2-dehydro-3-deoxy-phosphogluconate aldolase: MSIAQYQDRAEQLLSAAGILPVVTVHTLDQARAVSAALLEGGLPAIELTLRTPVAMEALAMLKRELPDVVVGAGTVLTVEQMQRSIDAGADFLVTPGTPAHMADALAAAPLPVVPGAASPTELLELVARGFRICKLFPATAVGGLAMIKGVAGPIPELKLCPTGGITEATAGDYLAQKNVVCIGGSWMVQDSWIRNGQWDEVKKSAAAAAAIVKQARAG, from the coding sequence ATGAGCATTGCCCAATACCAGGACCGCGCCGAGCAGCTGTTGAGCGCCGCCGGCATCCTGCCCGTCGTTACCGTGCACACCCTCGACCAGGCGCGCGCCGTCAGCGCCGCCCTGCTCGAAGGCGGCCTGCCTGCGATTGAACTGACCCTGCGCACGCCGGTGGCGATGGAAGCGCTGGCCATGCTCAAGCGCGAGCTGCCGGATGTAGTGGTAGGCGCCGGCACCGTACTGACCGTCGAACAGATGCAGCGCTCGATCGATGCTGGCGCGGACTTTCTGGTTACGCCGGGCACCCCGGCGCATATGGCCGATGCCCTGGCTGCCGCGCCGTTGCCGGTGGTTCCGGGTGCTGCCTCACCGACCGAACTGCTGGAACTGGTCGCGCGCGGCTTCCGTATCTGCAAGCTGTTCCCGGCCACCGCGGTTGGCGGGCTGGCAATGATCAAGGGTGTTGCCGGTCCGATTCCCGAGCTCAAGCTCTGCCCCACCGGTGGCATCACTGAAGCCACCGCAGGCGACTACCTGGCGCAGAAGAACGTGGTCTGCATCGGCGGCTCGTGGATGGTGCAGGACAGCTGGATCCGCAATGGCCAATGGGACGAAGTGAAGAAGTCCGCCGCCGCTGCTGCTGCCATCGTCAAGCAGGCACGCGCTGGCTGA